The following coding sequences lie in one Flavobacteriales bacterium genomic window:
- the obgE gene encoding GTPase ObgE, which translates to MAITNFIDYVKIHCRSGKGGAGSRHFRREKYEAKGGPDGGDGGRGGHIILKGDKNLWTLLHLKYKRHVKAGHGEAGGESRSTGAEGEDTYVNVPLGTIAKDPETGEVICEITEDGQEFILVPGGRGGKGNDHFKSSTNQSPMYAQPGGDSEEGWKLLELKVLADVGLVGFPNAGKSTLLSVLSAAKPEIADYPFTTIVPNLGMVPYRDYRSFVMADIPGIIEGAHEGKGLGIRFLRHIERNAVLLFMIAADSDDINNEYKILLNEITQFNPDLLDKSRVLAITKADLLDEELKAEIKKDLPKVPFIFISSVAEQGLMELKDLLWEKINE; encoded by the coding sequence ATGGCTATCACAAACTTTATCGACTACGTAAAAATTCATTGCCGTTCTGGAAAAGGAGGAGCAGGCTCTAGACATTTTCGTAGAGAGAAGTATGAAGCTAAAGGAGGGCCAGATGGTGGTGATGGTGGTCGTGGCGGGCATATTATTTTAAAAGGCGATAAAAATCTTTGGACATTGTTGCATTTAAAATACAAGCGACATGTTAAAGCAGGACATGGTGAAGCCGGAGGAGAATCTCGTAGTACAGGAGCTGAAGGTGAAGATACTTATGTAAATGTGCCTTTAGGTACAATTGCAAAAGATCCGGAAACTGGAGAAGTTATTTGTGAAATAACAGAAGATGGTCAGGAGTTTATTTTAGTTCCAGGTGGTCGTGGTGGTAAAGGAAACGACCATTTTAAATCATCTACCAACCAATCGCCGATGTATGCGCAACCCGGTGGAGATAGTGAAGAAGGGTGGAAATTATTGGAGCTTAAAGTTTTAGCTGATGTTGGTTTGGTAGGTTTTCCGAATGCTGGTAAATCAACATTGTTGTCGGTGTTGTCGGCTGCAAAACCCGAAATTGCTGATTACCCGTTTACAACCATAGTACCTAATTTAGGGATGGTTCCTTACCGCGATTACCGTTCGTTTGTAATGGCTGATATACCAGGTATTATTGAAGGAGCACACGAAGGTAAAGGCTTAGGAATTCGTTTTTTACGCCACATAGAGCGTAATGCGGTTTTGCTTTTTATGATTGCAGCTGATAGCGATGATATCAATAACGAATATAAAATTTTATTAAACGAAATAACTCAGTTTAACCCTGATTTATTGGATAAAAGTAGGGTTTTAGCCATAACGAAAGCTGATTTGTTAGACGAAGAACTAAAAGCAGAAATTAAAAAGGATTTACCAAAAGTTCCTTTTATATTTATTTCATCAGTAGCCGAGCAAGGGTTAATGGAATTGAAAGATTTGCTTTGGGAAAAAATTAACGAGTAG